GGCCGGGGCGCTCCGCGAGACCGCGGCCGACGGCCGCGACCTTCGGGCCTTCGAGGAGGACGTCGGCGGGAGCGTCGAGGTTCTGGGCGGGGTCGACGACGCGGCCGCCGGAGATCAGCAGGCGCATTCGGTGGAGGACGCCCCGATGTCCCGGCGGAACTGCATCCCGGCGAAGCGGATGCGGTCGACGGCGGCGTAGGCGCGTTCGCGCGCGGCGTCGAGGTCGGGGCCGAGGGCGGTGACGCCGAGGACCCGGCCGCCCTTCACCCTCCAGAGGGGGCCCTCGCGGACCGTCCCCGCGTGGAAGACCAGGAGCTCCGCCTCCTCGGCGGGAGGAGCGATCGGCCCGGTGACGGCCGCGCCGGCGACGGGCGCTTCCGGATAGCCCTGCGCCGCGAGCACGACGCAGACGCAGGCGCCGGGCCGCTGGCGCAGGGGCGCCGCGCCCAGGCGGCCGTCGGCGGCCGCCTCCAGAAGGTCGAGGAGGTCGTCCTCGAGCAGGGGGAGGACCGCCTGCGTCTCGGGGTCGCCGAAGCGGGTGTTGAACTCGAGGACCTTCGGGCCCTCGCGGGTGAGCATGAGACCGGCGTAGAGGACTCCGCGGAAGACGGTACCGTCGGCTTTGAGCCCCGAGAGGACCTTCTCGAAGACCTCGCGGCGGACGCGCTCGATGAGCTCGGGGGTCGCGGCGGGAGCGGGGGCGATGGCGCCCATGCCGCCGGTGTTCGGCCCCGCGTCGCCTTCGCGCAGGCGCTTGTGGTCCTGGCTCGAGGGGAGCAGGGCGAAGCGCTCCCCGTCGCAGACGGCCATGAGCGTGACCTCGCGGCCCTCCAGGAGCTCCTCGAGGACGACCGTCGCGCCGGCCGCCCCGTAGGTCTTGTCGAGCATGGCCTCGCGCAGCGCGCGTTCGGCCTCGCCCGGCTCGCGGCAGACGCTCACGCCCTTGCCGGCGGCGAGACCGTCGGCCTTCACGACGACGCGCGGGCCGAAGGAAGGAAGGGAAGCGAGCGCCTCCTCATGCCCGGTGCAGACGGCGAAGCGGGCGGTGGGTATGCCGTGGCGCTTCATGAAGAACTTGGCGAAGGACTTCGAGGACTCGAGCTGGGCCGCGGCCCGGGTCGGTCCGAAGACGCGCACGCCCTCGGCGGCGAGCGCGTCGGCCGCGCCGGCGGCGAGCGGGGCCTCGGGCCCGATGACGACGAGCCCGACGGCGCGCTCGCGGCAGAAGGAGACGATGCGGGGGAGGTCGAGCGCGTCGATGCCGGTCTGCTCGGCCAGCGGCGCCATCCCGGGGGAGCCGGGCGCCGCGTAGAGCCGCGTCAGGCGGGGGCTCTTCCTCAGCGCCCAGGCGATCGCATGCTCCCGGCCGCCGGCGCCCAGGATCAGCACGTTCATTTCAGCGCCTCGCGGAAGTCGGGGATGGGGGTCGGGTAGCGGCCGGTGAAGCAGGAGGTGCAGAAATCGCGGGCGCCGAGCCCCTGGTCCCGGTGGACGACGCTGCGCAGGCCCTCGAGACTGAGGTAGTGGAGCGAGTCCACGCCGAGGAAGCGGCGGATGGAGTCGGAGCCGCGGCGCGAGGCGATGAGCTCACGGCGGCGCGGCGTGTCGATGCCGTAGAAGCAGGGGGAGACCACCGGCGGCGAGGAGAGGGCCATGTGGATCTTCCGCACGCCGGCCTCGCGGAGCATCCGGCAGATGATGCGCGAGGTGGTCCCGCGCACGATCGAGTCGTCGACGAGGACGACGCGGCGGCCTCCGAGCACCTCGCGCACGGGGATGAGCTTCAGACTCACCGAGGTGTTGCGCTGGCTCTGCGAGGGCTGGATGAAGGTCCGCCCGATATAGTGGCTGCGCGTGAATCCGAGCTCGAAGGGGATCCCCGACTCCTCGGCGAAGCCGATGGCGGAAGGGACGCCCGAGTCCGGGACCGGGACGACGATGTCCGCCTCGACGCCGAACATCTCCTTGGCCAGCTCGCGGCCGAAGGCGCGGCGCGTGCTCTGGACGCTGAGGTTGAAGACGCGGGAGTCGGGGCGGGCGAAGTAGACCTGTTCGAAGACGCAGCAGGAGCGGTGCGGGGGCTCCGGGAAGGGGAAGCTCGAGCGCAGGCGCTTGCCCTCGAGGACCAGCATCTCGCCCGGCTCGACCTCGCGCACGATCTTCGCCTCGAGCTGGCGCAGGGCCGTGGTCTCGGAGGCGACGACGTAGGCGCGGCCCAGGCGCCCGAGCACGAGGGGGCGGAAGCCGCGCGGGTCGCGCACGGCGATGAGCTTGCCCGGCGCGAGCAGGAGCAGGGAGTAGGCGCCCTGGACCTGGCGCAGGGCCCGGACCGCGGCGCGCTCGAGGTCTCCGCGCTCGCGCGCGATGAGGTGGACGACGACTTCGCTGTCGGTGTCGGTGCGGAAGATGGCTCCGCGTTTGCCGAGCTCGCGGCGCAGGCCCATGGCGTTGGTGAGGGTGCCGTTGTGGGCGATGGCCAGCGGGCCGCGGTGGTGGTCGAAGAGGAGGGGCTGCGCGTTGCGCAGGCTGCGCTCGCCGGCGGTCGCGTAGCGGACGTGGCCGACGGCGCAGGTGCCGCTCAGGCCCTCGAGAGCCGCCGGGCCGAGCGCGTCGGCGACGAGGCCGAGGCCGTGGCGGGCCTGCAGGCGGGTCCCGTCGTCGGCGACGACGCCGGCCGCCTCCTGGCCTCGATGCTGGAGCGCGTAGAGGGCCAGGACGGCGTTGCGGACGGCGTCACGGTCGCCGGAGATGCCGACTATTCCGCACATCTTGAAATGCCGGGCTCCGACGGGTCCCGGCGCGACCTCCTTTTGCGGCGCTCAAAGACGGGACGGACGCGTCTCGCGGTTCAGGACGAGACGTACTTCACGGCGTTGCGGAAGATCTCGAGCCCGACGCCGTCCTTGCAGAAGGTCTGGCGCGTCCAGTTCGGATGATGCCACTTCGTGATGAAGCGCTCGGGGTGCGGCATCAGACCGAGGCAGTTGCCTTCCGGGTTCGTCAGGGCCGCGATGTTGAAGAGCGACCCGTTCGGGTTGTACGGATAGCCGGAGAACTTGCCTTCCTCATTGACGTACTGCATGAGGATGGCGCGCGTCTTCTTCAGGTGCTCGAGGACCTTCGGCGACTTCACGACGAAGCGGCCTTCCCCGTGGGCGACGGGCAGCTCGATGATCTCGGGCAGGCCCTGCACGAAGAAGGAGGAGCTCTGTAGGTTCAGGCGCAGGCGGACCCAGCGCGTCTCGAAGCGGTGGGACTCGTTGAAGCTCAGCGAGGCGGTCTGCTCGTTGTTCGGGGTCTGCGGCAGCAGGCCCGCCTTCACGAGGACCTGGAAGCCGTTGCAGATGCCGATGACGGGACGGCCGCTGCGGATGAAGCCGCGCAGCTCGCGCAGGTGCGCGCGCAGCTCGTTGGCCAGGATCCGGCCGGCGCCGACGTCGTCGCCGTAGGTGAAGCCTCCGGGCAGGACGACCATCGCATGGTCCATGAGGCGGACCTTGCCGCCGCGCAGGCCTCGGACGTGCTCGACGACGGGCTGGGCGCCGACCATCTTCAGCGCCAGCGCGGTCTCGACGTCGCAGTTCGTTCCGGCGGCGCGCAGGACCAGGGCCTTGGGAGCCTTCATTGCGTGCGACCTCCTCCGTTGCGGACCATGGGACCGGCGAGCAGCAGGGCGGGCAGGGTCTTCTGCCAGGAGGCCTTCAGGTCCTGGAGGCCCTCCTCCATGCGGATGCGTCCATCGAGGCCGATGACGCGCAGCACGGGGTTGGCGAGCGTCGAACCGATGCGCGCGAGGACCGTGCCCTTCATGGCTTTGAGGAACTCCTTCTCGACGGCCGGGTCGACCTCGACGAGGACGCGGCCCGGGGCCTCGGCGAAGAGGAGCAGCGCCTCGTCGGCGTCCTTGGCGCGCGGCATGCGGTCGAGGTCGAGCTCGAGGCCGAACTCTCCGGAGAAGCCCATCTCGGCGGCCGCGGTCGCCAGGCCGCCTTCGCGCGGGTCGTGCGCGGAGAGGACGAGGCCCTTCATCGCGGCCTTGCCGAGCCGGCGGTAGGCGTCGCGCGAGGCGCGCAGGTCCACGTGAGGGATGGGACCGGCGGCCTCGAGGAACTCGGCGTAGAGCGAGCCGCCGAACTCGGAGCCCGTGCGGCCGATGAGGTAGAGCGCGTTGCGCGGCCCCTTGATGTCCATCGTCACGGCCTTGCGGATGTCGGGGACCGGCGCGAGCGCCGTGACGAGGAGCGTGCCGGGGATGGAGTGCGCGCGGCCCTTCGCGTCGCGGTAGACGTTGTGCAGCGAGTCCTTGCCGGAGATGAAGGGCGTCTCGAAGCCGAGCGCCGCGTCGCGGCAGCCCTCGGCGGCGCGCATGAGCCCGCCGAGCTGTCGCGGGTCGCCGGGGTCGCCCCAGCAGAAGTTGTCGAGCAGCGCGGCGCGCGACACGTCGGCGCCGACGCAGGCGAGTCCCGCGAGCGCCTCGTCGGCGCAGGCGAGCGCCATCGCGTAGGGGTCGCTCTTCCCGAGCGCGGGGTTGAGGCCGTTGGCCACGGCGAAGCCGCGGTGTTCCTCGGGCGCGCCGGTGACGGCGAGCGGCCAGATGACGCAGGCGTCGCCCGGGCCGTCGTGGTGCACGCCCTGCAGAGGCTTGATCACCGTGCCGGCCTGGACCTCGTGGTCGTACTGCCGGATGATCCACTCGCGGCTGCAGACGTTGGGGTGCGAGAGCGCGCGGTGCAGGAGCTCCGGGAAGCGGGAGCTCTCGATGCGCGGGCGCGGGGAGTGCTCGGTCTTCGGCGGCTCCCAGACCGCTTCCTGCTCCGAGCGGGGCAGGCCGTGGTGGAGGAACTCGAGGTCGAGGTCGGCGAGACGCTCTTCTCCATGGGAGACTTCGAGGCGGCCGGTGGAGGTGAAGGTCCCGAGCACGCAGGTCTCGACGTCCTCGGCGGCGAAGAGCTCCTGCAGGGCCTTGAGGTTCTTCGGCGGCACGGCGAGCACCATGCGCTCCTGGGCCTCGGAGAGCCAGATCTCCCAGGGAGCGAGGTCGGCCACCTTGAGCAGGGCCTTGGAGAGGTCGATGCGGGCGCCGCCCTTGCCGGCGACGCGCGCGGCCATCTCGCCGACCGCGGAAGAGAACCCGCCGGCGCCGCAGTCGGTGAGCGCGCGGTAGAGCCGGGCGTCGCGGGCGCGCAGCAGGCCGTCGAGCAGGCGCTTCTCCATGATGGCGTGGCCGATCTGCACGGCCGAGGAGTCGGTCGAGGCGTCGAGGGCCGTCGAGGAGAAGGTCGCCCCGTGCAGGCCGTCGCGGCCCGTGCGGCCGCCGGCGGCGACCACGAGGTCTCCGGGCTCGATGCGCGAATGGACGGCGTCGCGCGGCATGAGGCCGACGGTGCCGACGAAGACGAGAGGGTTGCGCAGGTAGCCGTCGTCGAAGTACAGGCCTCCCGAAGGGGTCGGGATGCCCATGCGGTTCCCGTAGTCGCGCACCCCGGCCACGACCGAGGTGAGGCCCCGGCGGGGGTGGAGCACCTCGTCGGGCAGCTCTCCGGCGCGCTCGGGCGAGCAGAAGCAGAAGACGTCGGTGTTGAGCACCGGCTTGGCGCCGAGGCCCACGCCGAGGACGTCGCGGATGACTCCGCCGACGCCGGTCTCGGCGCCGCCGTAGGGCTCGAGCGCGCAGGGGTGGTTGTGGGTCTCGACCTTGACGGCGAGCGCCCAGCGCTTGTCGAACTCGACGACCCCGGCGTTGTCCTCGAAGACGGAGAGGCACCAGGGCTTCTTGAGCCGGCGCGTCGCAGCCATCACGGTCTCGGCCAGGGGGTTCTTGAGCAGGCGCGTCGACTTCCCGTCCTTGAGGCGGACCGGGCTCGTGAAAGTCTTGTGCTTGCAGTGCTCGGACCAGGTCTGGGCGAGGGTCTCGACCTCGGCGCGGGTCGGCTCGCGGCGCAGGCGGCGGAAATGGGCCTGGATGGCGGCGAGTTCGGGGGCGCTCAGCGACCAGCCGCAGCGGACGTTGAGCTCCATGAGCGCCTTCGGCGCGGCATCGAGCCAGGAGGGGCGGGTCTCGGCGGGCGGGGGAGCGGTGCTCACAGCTGCTCGACCTTCGTGCGGTGGATGAGGGGGTTGGCGAGCAGCTTGTTCACGATGCGCTCCATCTGTCCGGGATGCACGCGGCCGAGGATCTGGTAGGCGACGCCGGTGCGCACGCGGGCCGGCTCGGGCAGGCCGAGGTCGACGACCGCCTTGCGCACGCTCTCGCCCACCGGGTCGGTGACCTGCGGCTTGAGCCAGACCTCGACGCGCCAGTGGGGGCCGATGAGGAAGGCCGTCGTCGAGGCCGAGGAATCGGTGCGGAAATCCTGGGTGATGGGGTCGCAGAGGAGCCCCTTGCCGATGAGCTGGATCTGAGAGGACGAGAGCTTGCCGGAGATCTCGTAGAGCGAGGTCACCCGGACCTCGCGCGCGCCGGTGATGCCGAGCGCCGGGAGCTGGACCAGCACGGACTGTCCGGGGGAGTCCCCGACGCCGAGCTTGGGCGCGACCTCCACGACGTAGGTCGGCAGGGACGGGGCGGAGTGCGGCGGCCGCGTCGAGGGAGCGGCGAGGGTCTCATTGAGGGGCTTCATTCGGTCAACCTCCGGTGCGCCTCGCGGTAGCGCGAGGCCGTGCCTTCGACGACCTCGGGCGGCAGGGGCGGCGCGGGGGGACGCTTGTCCCAGCCGCAGCGCTCGAGCCAGTCCCGGACGAACTGCTTGTCGAAACTCTCGGGGGAGACCCCGGGCTTCCAGGCGCCCTTCTCCCAGAAGCGCGAGGAGTCGGGGGTCAGGGCCTCGTCGATGAGGTGCAGGCGCTTGTCGATGAAGCCGAACTCGAACTTGGTGTCCGCGAGCAGAAGGCCGCGCGCCTCGGCGTGGGCGGCGGCGGTGCGGAAGAGGGCGAGGCTCAGGCGCTCGAGCTCGAGCGCCGTCTCGCGGCCGACCGCCTCCGCGAGGTGCGCTCGCGAGATGTTCTCGTCGTGTCCGACCGAGGCCTTCGTCGAGGGGGTGAAGAGAGGCGAGGAGAGGCGGGCCGATTCGACGAGGCCGGCGGGCAGCGGCTCTGCGCAGACGGAGCCGGAGGCGCGGTACTCCTTGTAGGCCGAGCCGGCGAGGAAGCCGCGGACGACGCACTCCGCGTCGACGCGGCGCGCCTTGCGGGCCAGCGTCACGCGGCCGGCGTAGAGCTCGGCGTCGAGCTTGACCCCGCGCGGGAGCTCGCGCTGGATCTCGTCGAGGTCGGAGGAGAGCAGGTGGTTGGGCACGATGCGCGCGGTCTTGCGGAACCAGAACGACGAGAGCTGGGTCAGCAGGGCGCCCTTGCCGGGGATGGGCGTGGGCAGCACGCAGTCGAAGGCCGAGAGGCGGTCGGTGGCGACGATGAGGAGGCGCTCGCCGAGGTCGTAGACGTCGCGGACCTTGCCGCGGACCAGGAGCTGGAGGCCGGGGATCTCGGAACGGAGCAGCGGCTTGGAGGTCTTGGTCATTCCCACTCGATGGTCGCCGGGGGTTTGGAGGTGACGTCGTAGGCCACGCGGTTGATGCCGCGGACCTCGCTGACGATGCGGCTGGAGGCGCGGGCGAGGAGGTCGTGGGGGAGGCGGCTCCAATCGGCCGTCATCCCGTCGACGCTGTTCACCGAGCGCAGCGCGAGGGCGTAGTCGTGCGTGCGCTCGTCGCCCATGACGCCGACGGTCCGCACCGGGAGCAGGACCGCGAAGGCCTGCCAGACCTTGTCGTACCAGCCCGAGGAGCGCAGCTCCTCCTGGAAGATGCGGTCGGCCAGGCGCAGGCGCTCGAGGCGCTCGGGGGTCACGGCTCCGAGCACGCGCACCGCGAGGCCCGGACCGGGGAAGGGATGCCGGCCGATGAGCGTCGGCGACATCCCCATCGCCCGGCCGAGCCGGCGCACCTCGTCCTTGAAGAGGAGGCGCAGGGGCTCGACGAGCTTGAGCTTCATGCGCTTGGGAAGGCCGCCGACGTTGTGGTGGCTCTTGATGACGGCCGAGGGGCCGTGCACGCTGACGGACTCGATGACGTCGGGGTAGAGGGTCCCCTGGGCGAGGTACTCCACTCCCCGGATGCGCTTGGCCTCGCGGTCGAAGACCTCGATGAAGGTCCGGCCGATGATCTTGCGCTTGCGCTCCGGGTCGGCGACGCCGCGCAGGCGCCGCAGGAAGAGGGGGGAGGCGTCGACGACCTTGAGGTTCAGGCGGTAG
The DNA window shown above is from Elusimicrobiota bacterium and carries:
- a CDS encoding phosphoribosylformylglycinamidine synthase subunit PurS; amino-acid sequence: MKPLNETLAAPSTRPPHSAPSLPTYVVEVAPKLGVGDSPGQSVLVQLPALGITGAREVRVTSLYEISGKLSSSQIQLIGKGLLCDPITQDFRTDSSASTTAFLIGPHWRVEVWLKPQVTDPVGESVRKAVVDLGLPEPARVRTGVAYQILGRVHPGQMERIVNKLLANPLIHRTKVEQL
- the purF gene encoding amidophosphoribosyltransferase — protein: MCGIVGISGDRDAVRNAVLALYALQHRGQEAAGVVADDGTRLQARHGLGLVADALGPAALEGLSGTCAVGHVRYATAGERSLRNAQPLLFDHHRGPLAIAHNGTLTNAMGLRRELGKRGAIFRTDTDSEVVVHLIARERGDLERAAVRALRQVQGAYSLLLLAPGKLIAVRDPRGFRPLVLGRLGRAYVVASETTALRQLEAKIVREVEPGEMLVLEGKRLRSSFPFPEPPHRSCCVFEQVYFARPDSRVFNLSVQSTRRAFGRELAKEMFGVEADIVVPVPDSGVPSAIGFAEESGIPFELGFTRSHYIGRTFIQPSQSQRNTSVSLKLIPVREVLGGRRVVLVDDSIVRGTTSRIICRMLREAGVRKIHMALSSPPVVSPCFYGIDTPRRRELIASRRGSDSIRRFLGVDSLHYLSLEGLRSVVHRDQGLGARDFCTSCFTGRYPTPIPDFREALK
- the purL gene encoding phosphoribosylformylglycinamidine synthase subunit PurL, with protein sequence MSTAPPPAETRPSWLDAAPKALMELNVRCGWSLSAPELAAIQAHFRRLRREPTRAEVETLAQTWSEHCKHKTFTSPVRLKDGKSTRLLKNPLAETVMAATRRLKKPWCLSVFEDNAGVVEFDKRWALAVKVETHNHPCALEPYGGAETGVGGVIRDVLGVGLGAKPVLNTDVFCFCSPERAGELPDEVLHPRRGLTSVVAGVRDYGNRMGIPTPSGGLYFDDGYLRNPLVFVGTVGLMPRDAVHSRIEPGDLVVAAGGRTGRDGLHGATFSSTALDASTDSSAVQIGHAIMEKRLLDGLLRARDARLYRALTDCGAGGFSSAVGEMAARVAGKGGARIDLSKALLKVADLAPWEIWLSEAQERMVLAVPPKNLKALQELFAAEDVETCVLGTFTSTGRLEVSHGEERLADLDLEFLHHGLPRSEQEAVWEPPKTEHSPRPRIESSRFPELLHRALSHPNVCSREWIIRQYDHEVQAGTVIKPLQGVHHDGPGDACVIWPLAVTGAPEEHRGFAVANGLNPALGKSDPYAMALACADEALAGLACVGADVSRAALLDNFCWGDPGDPRQLGGLMRAAEGCRDAALGFETPFISGKDSLHNVYRDAKGRAHSIPGTLLVTALAPVPDIRKAVTMDIKGPRNALYLIGRTGSEFGGSLYAEFLEAAGPIPHVDLRASRDAYRRLGKAAMKGLVLSAHDPREGGLATAAAEMGFSGEFGLELDLDRMPRAKDADEALLLFAEAPGRVLVEVDPAVEKEFLKAMKGTVLARIGSTLANPVLRVIGLDGRIRMEEGLQDLKASWQKTLPALLLAGPMVRNGGGRTQ
- the purQ gene encoding phosphoribosylformylglycinamidine synthase I, yielding MKAPKALVLRAAGTNCDVETALALKMVGAQPVVEHVRGLRGGKVRLMDHAMVVLPGGFTYGDDVGAGRILANELRAHLRELRGFIRSGRPVIGICNGFQVLVKAGLLPQTPNNEQTASLSFNESHRFETRWVRLRLNLQSSSFFVQGLPEIIELPVAHGEGRFVVKSPKVLEHLKKTRAILMQYVNEEGKFSGYPYNPNGSLFNIAALTNPEGNCLGLMPHPERFITKWHHPNWTRQTFCKDGVGLEIFRNAVKYVSS
- the purD gene encoding phosphoribosylamine--glycine ligase, which produces MNVLILGAGGREHAIAWALRKSPRLTRLYAAPGSPGMAPLAEQTGIDALDLPRIVSFCRERAVGLVVIGPEAPLAAGAADALAAEGVRVFGPTRAAAQLESSKSFAKFFMKRHGIPTARFAVCTGHEEALASLPSFGPRVVVKADGLAAGKGVSVCREPGEAERALREAMLDKTYGAAGATVVLEELLEGREVTLMAVCDGERFALLPSSQDHKRLREGDAGPNTGGMGAIAPAPAATPELIERVRREVFEKVLSGLKADGTVFRGVLYAGLMLTREGPKVLEFNTRFGDPETQAVLPLLEDDLLDLLEAAADGRLGAAPLRQRPGACVCVVLAAQGYPEAPVAGAAVTGPIAPPAEEAELLVFHAGTVREGPLWRVKGGRVLGVTALGPDLDAARERAYAAVDRIRFAGMQFRRDIGASSTECAC
- a CDS encoding phosphoribosylaminoimidazolesuccinocarboxamide synthase, translating into MTKTSKPLLRSEIPGLQLLVRGKVRDVYDLGERLLIVATDRLSAFDCVLPTPIPGKGALLTQLSSFWFRKTARIVPNHLLSSDLDEIQRELPRGVKLDAELYAGRVTLARKARRVDAECVVRGFLAGSAYKEYRASGSVCAEPLPAGLVESARLSSPLFTPSTKASVGHDENISRAHLAEAVGRETALELERLSLALFRTAAAHAEARGLLLADTKFEFGFIDKRLHLIDEALTPDSSRFWEKGAWKPGVSPESFDKQFVRDWLERCGWDKRPPAPPLPPEVVEGTASRYREAHRRLTE